The Ancylobacter sp. WKF20 genome contains a region encoding:
- a CDS encoding extensin family protein, with the protein MTRGVSWFLVAPLVLLGLSGCKFGLFDRREPWRSDAEERCLAGGEVKPSAYIVPMREIDGAGTCGMDHPFRVMALNQGTVEVAPKATLACPMTSAVDRWMAEDIQPAAMAWFGQPVAKVKQMSSYSCRNMNGGPAGKISEHAFGNALDIGGFELADGRIILVKTGWKGRPDEQGFLRTVQATGCRRFTTTLGPGYNIYHYDHIHVDLMRRAGRTSCNPNVAPPRPPNLPVFKAPPMARPLGPMVDSGEAEAGTQEDFGPGSAPAAAQGSSYPASSYPAASYPGAAYPAPVARAPANAAPANLAPGPARLGAPVQPARLPAAAPAPLAAPGEPMPLTPQPGSGGAYGHGVDPNYRAPTTPPPAARPAAGYPSQQAYPSQQAYPAQPAYPPQGYPAGGYPTGGYPTGGYPAQPAPSAYPAQGYPTQPAQTYPAQGYPAQGYPAQSYPAPAPKPAAAPKPAPGTTRPPGVPLPPAGIPLAKWLGLDTTPTGSTGTAASSNVRSFTNERRFASPIPGPEGEGGTD; encoded by the coding sequence ATGACGCGCGGCGTATCCTGGTTTCTCGTAGCCCCGCTCGTCCTTCTGGGGCTTTCCGGTTGCAAGTTCGGGCTGTTCGATCGGCGCGAACCCTGGCGCTCGGACGCTGAGGAACGGTGCCTGGCGGGGGGCGAGGTCAAGCCCTCCGCCTACATCGTGCCGATGCGCGAGATCGACGGGGCCGGCACTTGCGGCATGGACCACCCCTTCCGGGTGATGGCGCTCAATCAGGGCACGGTCGAGGTGGCGCCCAAGGCGACGCTGGCCTGCCCGATGACATCGGCCGTCGACCGCTGGATGGCCGAGGACATACAGCCCGCCGCCATGGCCTGGTTCGGCCAGCCCGTGGCCAAGGTGAAGCAGATGTCCTCCTATTCCTGCCGCAACATGAATGGCGGGCCGGCGGGCAAGATCTCCGAACATGCCTTCGGCAATGCGCTGGACATTGGCGGCTTCGAACTGGCCGACGGGCGCATCATCCTGGTCAAGACCGGCTGGAAGGGCCGCCCGGACGAGCAGGGTTTTCTGCGCACCGTGCAGGCGACCGGCTGCCGGCGTTTCACCACCACGCTCGGGCCGGGCTACAACATCTATCATTACGACCACATCCATGTGGACCTGATGCGCCGCGCCGGGCGCACCTCGTGCAACCCGAATGTCGCGCCGCCGCGCCCGCCGAATCTGCCGGTGTTCAAGGCGCCGCCCATGGCTCGCCCGCTCGGGCCCATGGTCGATTCCGGCGAAGCCGAGGCGGGGACGCAGGAGGATTTCGGCCCAGGCAGCGCGCCCGCCGCCGCGCAAGGCTCGTCCTATCCGGCCTCGTCCTATCCGGCCGCGTCTTACCCGGGGGCGGCCTATCCCGCTCCCGTGGCCCGCGCGCCGGCAAATGCTGCCCCCGCCAACCTTGCGCCCGGCCCTGCGCGACTGGGCGCGCCAGTCCAGCCCGCCCGCCTGCCGGCCGCGGCGCCGGCGCCGCTCGCCGCGCCGGGCGAGCCGATGCCGCTGACGCCGCAGCCCGGTTCCGGCGGGGCTTACGGGCACGGCGTCGATCCGAATTACCGCGCGCCGACCACGCCGCCGCCCGCCGCGCGTCCGGCGGCGGGTTATCCGAGCCAGCAAGCTTATCCCAGTCAGCAAGCCTATCCCGCTCAGCCGGCCTATCCGCCGCAGGGCTACCCGGCGGGGGGGTATCCCACCGGGGGCTATCCGACGGGGGGCTATCCCGCCCAGCCGGCGCCGTCGGCCTATCCGGCGCAGGGCTACCCGACCCAACCCGCACAAACCTACCCCGCACAGGGCTACCCCGCGCAGGGTTACCCGGCGCAAAGCTACCCCGCGCCTGCGCCAAAACCCGCCGCGGCGCCCAAACCCGCGCCGGGCACGACGCGGCCGCCCGGCGTGCCGCTGCCGCCGGCGGGCATTCCGCTGGCCAAATGGCTGGGGCTCGACACCACGCCGACCGGCTCGACCGGCACGGCCGCATCGAGCAATGTGCGCTCCTTCACCAATGAGCGGCGCTTCGCCAGCCCGATCCCCGGCCCGGAGGGCGAGGGCGGTACGGACTGA